A stretch of DNA from Bos taurus isolate L1 Dominette 01449 registration number 42190680 breed Hereford chromosome 25, ARS-UCD2.0, whole genome shotgun sequence:
CTGAGATGGGGGTGGAGAGCGGGAATTGCCCTGACTTCCAGGGGGTCCTGGTGCCCCAGAGCCTGGCggtggagggcagggcagggcaccCTGGCTTGAGCTTCTGCCTGGGGAGCTGGTGGCAGCGTGAGCAGAGGTCGTTGGGATGGAAGCCCTGTCCCTCATGGAGCGTCTGCCTGAGGGGATGTCTCTCTGTGTTTGGGGGCGAGGGTGTCCTGAGCAGAGCTCTGCTGTCAGTACCGCAGGCCATGTGTTGTTGCCTGGCCAGGTGCCAGGCATCTGCTCCCTGCCCCACTGCCCCGGGTGAGAGACCGATGTTGCCCAGCTCTTGTGGGGATCACCAGCACCGTGGGGAGGCCACGGGTGCTGTGACATTGGGGCGAGTTTGCCGTTGGGGTGGCCACCCCTGCTGAGAGCCTGCGTGGCTGGGCGGCCGTGTCCTGCTCTGTCGGACCGCGCCGCCCGCTCTCCGCAGGCCTTCGACTTCCTGCTGCAGCTGCGGGCCGACTCACTGCACCGCCTGGGCCTGCCCAGCAAAGACGGGCTTGTGAGGTTCAGCCCCTACTGCGTCTGTGACTGCCTGTACGTCCAGGGCCCGGGGCGGGGTGGCGGCTGGCTGCTCTCACCCTGGGGCGGCCCTGGGGCAGGGGACAGCTCCATAGGGCTTGGTGGGCAGCCCCGGTTGCAGCTCGGGGCCTGTGTCCATCCTTAGCCTGCTGGAGAGGGAGCTCTGGCCTCAGCGCATCTCCTGCTCGCTCCcacagggagacagagaggagcTCCGAGAAGAAGGCCGGGTGCCCCCTGTCCCCGCCCGCCGGGCCCCCTGGCCCTGCGCCTGCGGGCCCTGCCGTGCGCCTTGGGTCCCTGCCCTACTCCCTGCTCTTCCGTGTTCTGCTGCAGTGTCTGAAGCAGGTAAGGGGCTGGGCTCCCAGTGGCACTGGGTCAGACCGAGCTTTCTGGGTGCCCCGGGCACTCAGCCCCTTCCCTGTGGTGACTGTGGGGGGTGCTCACGTCTGAGGGCCCTCAGTGGTTCCATAGTGGGGTGCTGAGCGCCTGCCATGGGCAGTGAGTAGAAGCTGGAAGCTGGTGTGGAGCCCAGGAGACCTTCTGCCTCTGGGAGTGGTGGTGGTACAAGAGTGAAGGGTGTGGACAAGCAGCTGGATTGTGGGGTGGGGCGTGCCTCCAGGGGGCTCTGACTAGTGGGGCGTGCCTCCAGGGGGGCTCTGACTAGTGGGGCGTGCCTCCAGGGGGCTCTGACTAGTGGGGCGTGCCTCCAGGGAGGCTCTGACTAGCCGGCGGTGCTGAGGGCTGGGGGCATTTTGTGTCGTGGGGTGTGAGGGGGCGGGTGAGGGCAGTCTTGGAAAGCGGGAGATTGCAGCAGCAGGAGGGAGCCGGCCTGGTGGTGGGGTGGGTAAGTTGCCTGCCCTGGAGGTGTAGCTGGGCCTCCCGCCCACCTGGCGTCTGGAGGCAGTGGCCACGGTCCAGGACTGACCCTCCAAGTGCGAGCTGCAGGGACAGAGGACCAGGTCATGCAGGAGAGCAGGTCCAAGCCCTGTTGCCGCCCAGATGGAGCTCAGCCCTGAGACCTGTCTCCCGTTGCTGCAGGAGACCGACTGGAAGGTGCTGAAGCTGGTGCTCAGCAAACTGCCCGAGTCGCTGCGCTATAAGGTCCTCATCTTCACCTCCCCATGCAGTGTCGACCAGCTGTCCGCCGCCCTCTGCTCCATGGTGCGCCTTCCACTTTGGCCCTCCTCCTGGCCCACTGAGCctgggaggtgggcggggccacATGTAGCACAGACAAGTTTGCCTCAGACTCATCCCTGGCTGGAGCGCAGGAGGGGCCTCCAGGACCCCATAGTCCCATCCCTGCTCGCCGGTGGGGGATCAGGGGCCTCAGTGAAGGGCTGAGCTCGCAGGCCCGGACGGGGTCCTGACTCCTCCCCGCTCCTGCAAGGAGCTCTGTGATACGGGCATCCTGTCTCCTATCTCCCTAGCGGGTCCACAGGTGTCCTCCTGCTGCTCTGAGAAAGCAGACTGCTGGTTAGAAAGGGCAGTAGGAGGGTCCCAGGCCTTTGGCCCATCCTCCCGCTGGGCTTCCATTCTCAGGGGCCTGCCTGGGTCCCCGGCCACCTGGCCTGACCTCTCTGCCGACAGAGCTTCATATCTGGGCTGTGGCTATTAGCTTTCAGGTCCCAAGACCCTGGAGCGGCTCCGAGGCACTCCAGAAGGCTTCTCCAGAACCGACCTGCATCTCGCTGTGGTTCCCGTGCTGACAGCCCTGATCTCTTACCATAACTACTTGGACAAAACTAGACAGGTACCGGGCAGGAGAGGGACAGTTGGTCTCCAGGATGCTGACCTCAGCCAGAGTGGCCCAGTGTCTTCCTTATAACCTGGTGCTGGGCCAGGGCGAGGGTAGCTGGCTTTGTTTCCCTCTGGGGCCACTGCAGGCATGGACTGACGCAGCCTAGAACCACGGATGTTTGGACTCCCTGGTGCTCCCGAGTTCTCTCCGGGTGTGGGCTTATGCAGTGCTCCAATGTGGCCTCCCAACGCAGCCCCGTTTTCTTTTTAAGGAGCATTGCCTGGCTTGCCCTTGCTCCAGCTTTAGGGTAGGTGCTCAGCCTCTTGACTAACCTGGGCGTGTGTGGAGAGGCAGGGTGGCCAGGCCAAGGGCCCCCACTTCTCTGCTTCCACGTCTGTCATCAAGAGCAACAAGCACGCATGGTAAAGCCTGTCTCCTCAGGTCCACACTGCTGGGTACAAGGCCTGCAAGGAGCCATTATCTCATGCTTTAAGCTCCCAACACTTGTCTTTGTCACCCTGCCCTTATTGAGTAGGGAGCAGAAGTGTTTGGATGGTCAGGGCAAGGCGAGCCGCTGAACGAGGACTGTGTGGGCCCTGAGCCCACGCTCCTGGTCAGCGCTGCTTGGGGCTCACTGCACACTCGCACTCCTGGGGAACGTGAGCCTCAGCTCCTCCTGTGTGGCCCAGCCTGGTTTTCATGGCTGCACTCCTGGGGTAGCTGGCCACACTGGGCTGAAGGTTCCCCAAGGACGCATGAGGCCCAGAGTGTTACTGCGGGTGGGGGCGCTGGCTGCAGGAGGTCTCAGAAGCACCCAGGGCCCAGGTGGTTTGCCCCGAGGCTGTGGCCTGAGCCAGCACTTGTCTCCCGGGGACTTGGCCAGGGTGGATGTGGGCCAGCCGCCTCGCTGTGTCAGACAGCTGGGGATTCGAGAGCCAGGGAGTTGAGCCCAGCGTGTCCTGGCTCTGGAGTGGGCTGGGGGCACGTGGGGAAGTGTCAGGGAGGCCTCGCTGTCCACTGGGCTTGGGGGGCTCAGCTGCTGGTGGTGCTGCCGCTTGGGGGTCCTGAGACCTGGGATAAGGCCCTTGGCTTTCCCCTCTGGGGTGGAGGCGGAGAGACCGGGCCCTGGCTCCCCAGAGGGGCTCTCTGGATGGGGCATGGGCGCGGGCCAGCCTGTGGTGGGCCTGGTGCGAGTCATCATGCTGTCCACAGCGGGAGATGGTGTACTGCCTGGAGCAAGGCCTCATCTACCGCTGTGCCAGCCAGTGTGTGGTGGCCCTGGCCGTGTGCAGCGTGGAGATGCCCGACGTCATCCTCAAGGCACTGCCCGTCCTGGTTGTGAAGCTCACACACATCTCGGCCACGGCCAGCATGGCCATCCCGCTCCTCGAGTTCCTGTCCAGTACGTGTCTGTGGCTGCGCCCGTGTGTGCTGGGATGGGTGTCAGTGGGGTGGGCTCTCGAGTCTGGGGCTGCGCCTTGCCTGAAATAACCTTTGCCGACTCTCACCTCCCCTTGCTGCAGGTAGGTGTGCTGTGCCCCATGGGCCCCTCTGCtgcttcagggcctttgcaccccCCCCACCCACCATGCTTGAGGGCTTTCCTTCCTGGCCTCTCAGGGTCAGTGGCCAGAAGCCGCCCGTTGGCTGGCCCTGGGCCCTGTGCTTGCCCAGCTCTCAGCCTTCCCTTTGTCCCCTCAGCACAGCCGCAGCTTGGAGGACGTCTCACCTCTCAGGCTAGGGTGTCCAGGAGCTGGGGGTGCCTGGCTCGCCCCTTCCTTCCCAGTGTCCCTGGGTATCTGGCCCTCAGCAGGCCTTGGGCATGTGGACAACAGGAACCAGGCAGGGCTTTGCTTCTGTAAAAGGCCACCTGGGGCCAGCGTGACTGCGTATTCATTCTGTTTGCAACGGTTTGTAAAGATGGAAAGCATGTGTAGCTCACAGGTCATGAAGCGAGTCTGCACGGAGCCAGGGCACTGTCGTTTGCAGCCGTGGGAGCCAAGGCCCAAGGTCACGCTCGGGCGGCTGCCGCCTTCGCTCCTTTGCTGCCCTCGGGTCAGAGTAGCAAGGCTGGCTTTAGACACACAGCACAGGACGCTGGTTCCCAGCCCTGTCATGGCCGTGGACACGTGTGCCCAGCCGTCGGGCCCCTCACTGGCTCTCCTTGTTGCAGCTCTGGCCAGACTGCCTCACCTCTACAGGAACTTCGCAGCAGAGCAGTATGCCAGTGTGTTTGCCATCTCCCTGCCGTATACCAACCCCTCCAAGTAAGTGCTGGCCATACGTCCCTGCAGGCCTCCTCCTCCTCGGTGTGGCCCAGGCCAGCTGGAGGCCTCTGCTCACCGGAGGCCAGGCCTCTGGGCAGAGAAGGCCTGCTTGGTCTTGGCGCCTCTGACCTGCTGCCCTCCCTCCTGGCACGTTTCCCTGGATCCCTCCCCGGGCCCAGCACCTCCGTTTCTTCTCGGCAGGTTCAATCAGTACATCGTGTGCCTGGCCCATCACGTCATAGCCATGTGGTTCATCAGGTGCCGCCTGCCCTTCCGGAAGGACTTTGTTCCTTACATCACCAAGGTGAGCCGGTGAGGCTGTTGGCCGTCTACGGCTGGAGCAGGGTGACCAGTGGGAGAGGAGGCGGGCACCTCTGGGGCACAACTCGTGGCTGCCCATGTCCTGGGCCTGTGGCTCACCCCAGGGTGCCTGGGTGGCTCAGGGGCAGCGGGAGAAAGCCTGTGGGTACCTCCTGGCATGTGGCTCAGCTCCGCTCCTCTCTGCCAGGGTCTGCGCTCCAACGTCCTCCTGTCTTTCGATGACACCCCCGAGAAGGACAGCTTCCGAGCGCGGAGCACCAGTCTCAACGAGAGGCCCAAGAGGTGTGGGGCCTGTGTGGGCGGGGCAGGCCTGCCGGCAGGGCCGCGTCGTGAGGAGGCTGGGGCTGCCTGGCTGCCCCAGGCCAGGGAATGGAGACGGGCTGTGGCTGAGGGCGAGCCCCCTGTAGCCGTGCTGAGCGCCAGGTGTCCTGGGCTCAGGAGGCAGGCGGCCTTAGAAGGCTAGAGAGGCCTGCGCCCTCTGGGGCCCCTCTGGGGCCTCAGTGTAGCTGAGCCTGCATGCTGGATCCTGGCTGGTCCTGCCTGGATGGTGGGCGAGCACAGACTCTCCGAGCTGGAGGTTGGGGTGCCAGCTAGTTCTAGGGCATCTGGATTTGGGGCTGACTCCACTGAATGAGCCCAGGTTGACTCCTGAGAAGCCCACACTCGGCCTGCATGGGGGCCCAGGGCCACAGACGCCCAGCCTCAGACCGCCGTGGCCTGCTCCCCCAAGCTCTCTCCCAGCCCACTGCCAACCGGGGACACGCTCTTCACCTCAGCTGCTTTCGCCAAATCTGAGAAGAGCCGTGCTAGGCCTCGTGTTCTTGTTTTGCATTCCATTTGAACGGCTGCCCCCCGTCCCGCCCCCCTTCCCGTCCAGCTTTCCTGGCTCTCCCTGGTGGGAATACGGCATTTTCCAGAAGTCAGTGTGACCTGAGTCAGAGGCTGTTCTCTCAGGGTCCCAACGGCTGGGGCTGGGCCTGGAGTTAGAACTGGCCTTTTCTGGAGCTGTGCCCCTCAGGGCCCCAGCAGCTGGTCCTGAGCAGGGGGGCGGGACACCTGGTCAGCACAGCCTGGAATCTGCCGTGCGGTGCGATCCACACATGTTTAATTTGCACCAATGTTCTTTGTTTTAGTATCATGCGTGAAACCTTACTTTTTCGCCGTCATGTTTACACGATGTATTTTCATgcgtttttgttttctgtttctccccCTGCTAACTGGCCTCTGGCATGGTTTTTTGTTCATCTCACCCGCGGGCTCTCCATCCTGACCCTGTGGCCTGTGACCTTTCCTCCTCATCCCTCCAATGGCTTGTCCTCCCTGCCGGGAGCTGGGCTCTCTGGGGCTTGGGCCTTCCTTCCTCACCTGGTAGTTTGAGGATAGCCAGACCCCCCAAACAAGGCTTGAATAACTCTCCACCCGTGAAAGAACTCAAGGAGAGCTCTGCAGCCGATGCCTTCCGGTGCCGCAGCATCAGTGTGTCTGAACATGTGGTCCGCAGGTAGTGGGCTCTGTCGGGCGGGGGGCTCGGACCCTGGAGCTGGGCCCGTGAGTGGCGCTGCCAGGCGGGAGCACCCGGGTGGTTGTGCATGGGGCTGCTTGCATGACCTCGTCACCTGCCCATGCCCTCCCCAGCCAGAGTTGAGGAGAGCCCGCCTGGCAGCCCTTGGGCCATGTGGCCGGGGCTCTGCGGTGGGAAGCCTGGTGGAGAGGGCTGGAAAGGTTGCATTCTGTCGCCCGGCCTCGGACTAGCGTGGGCTAGCTGCACGGCATCCTCAGAGGCCGGCCTGGGGGCCCGAAGCGGGGTGACCCTTGTGAGGCAGCTGGTGTCCAGTGGCAGTGCCCACAGGCCTGTCCCGGAGGTCAGGGGGCTTTTGCAAACTAAAGCCACACCCATGCCGGTCACCTGAGGACACACTCTCCAGGGTTTGGCTTTTCTCTCACGTTCTCTTGAGTGGGCTTTCTTCTTGAGTTTTTCCTCTGGGAAAGGTCTGCTTTCTGTGCAGGTGAGAGGGAACGGGGGCTTCTGTGTAGGACAGTGGGCCAGGGGCCAGCCTGCAAGGGGCTGGGCATGGAAGGCCTGACCTCCCCAGGGGTGCGGCCTCGTcacttcccctgctgtgtcttgGAGCTCTTGAGGGGTGGGGTTCACCGCTTCATGCCCATGGGCCAGGCTACACCGTCTTCTCACGTGGAAGGCCCCTTAGGCCTCAGCATCCCACAGCTCAGGGACCCAGCCCCTCACTGATGCCTGGCTCAGGCCCCAGCCTGAGCCTGGCTTCCCTGAGTGGGGTTTGACCTGGATGGGAATCGGGGCTGGGTAGTCGTCAGGGAGGCTCCCCTCTCAGCTGTTTTCAATAACTTACTTACCATAAGCAAAACTCAGCCACGGGGGCGTGAAATTTGTATTGGAGTGAGACCTGCACACACCCCTCCTCCTGGTCACGGGGCGGGGTTCGGCGGCCAAGTGTGGGGGTGAATGCAGTGCCTTACACAGGACCCAGACCCTGCCCGTCCTCCATGGGAGGGCCCGGGGGCAGAATGCAATCTGTCTGTGTCCTGTGGTCTCCACGTCTCTGCATGACTCCACTGTTCTGCCACAAAGGGGTCACCTAATTCTCCTGTGCTTCGGTGAGGGGCCAGCCTCTCTCCCCGTCTCCGAGGACTCTGCTCTGACGAGCCGGCCTGGGTCTCTCCATGAGCCCCTGTCTGCCCGCCCCCCAGGGCGGTGTGTCCACTCTTTGCCAAGCTGTGGTTCTATGGGCCATGTGCCCTGCGGGGTCTTTCTGAGCGCGGCCCTCTCCGCACCTGCATGCCTTGAGCTTTGGCCCCGGTGGTAGACGGCTAGGCCCCTGCCGGCACCTGACCTTGCCATGGATCCTCTTCCAGCAGGATCCAGACCTCTCTCACGAGCGCCAGCTTGGGGTCTGCAGACGAGAACTCGATGGCCCAGGCCGACGACAACTTGAAAAACCTCCACCTGGAGCTCACAGAGACGTGTCTGGACATGATGGCCAGATATGTGTTCTCCAACTTCACGGCGGTCCCCAAGAGGTGCGAGTCGGCTCCGGGacagggcagggctgtgctcttCTGTGACTGCATCCAGTCTGAGCAGCCGCAGGAGTGATATGGGGGCGCCTTGTCCGTCCAGGGCTCCCACCCAGTGAGGTGTTGACTGACTCTGTGCTTTCAGGTCCCCCGTGGGAGAGTTCCTCCTGGCTGGTGGCAGGACCAAAACCTGGCTGGTTGGGAACAAGCTTGTCACCGTGACGACAAGCGTGGGGACCGGGACCCGGTCACTGCTAGGCCTGGACTCTGGAGAGCTGCAGGGTGGCCCGGAGTTGAGGTGACCACTGCTTTCTGCCTCTCTGTGGTCTCTATCCTGAGCCCACACCTGCATGAGAGTGTCAGATCACCTGAGCCCATGAACTACCTCAGTCACACTCTGGGGACCCTCTGTCCTCAGCTCTGACCCCAGCATGCATGTGAGACAGACAAAGGAGGCACCCGCCAAGCTGGAGTCCCAAGCTGGGCAGCAGGTGTACCACGGAGCCCGGGACCGGGTCCGCTCCATGTCCGGTGagcccccgccctgccccgccTCCCCCCCCCCAGGGCCTTTGCAAGGCCAAGAAAGGCCTGGGAGCTGCGGGGCAGGGCAGTCTGTTCAGACCTGGCCCGGGCTCTGAGGAACTTGTGCTGTCTTGCAAGCCCTCCCCACCAGGCGAGGAGGGGGCGCTGCTTCTGCGCAGCTGTGAGCCATCAGCCCAGCCCACCCCTGGGGCTTTCTCTGCTGTCATTTAAATGAGCCATGGTCTGAGCCGCAGGTTCTGGGCCCCTGCCTGCTGCCCTGGGTCTACCAAGCCAACTCGACACTGTCTGAGGGCCGTGCCTGGGGAGGGCTGTGCTGCCTTGGCCCCGGCTCGGAGTTTGGCAGCCTGGGCCCCCGCTGGAGCAGCCAGGCCTGTTGGGCCAAGCGGTGGTGGTAGCcagccctcccctctcctcctcaggGGGCCATGGCCTTCGCGTGGGTGCCTTGGACGCTCCAGCCTGCTACTTCCCCAGCAGCCCCACGTCCCCGGGCTCCCAGACCGCTCCAGCCAGCCAGCCCGAGAAGGCCTCAGCTGGCAGCCCGCTCCCAGCACAGAAGGAGAAGACAAACCTGGCCGCTTACGTGCCCCTGCTGACCCAGGGCTGGGCAGAGATCCTGGTCCGCAGGCCCACAGGTACCCAGGGGTGGGCCCGTGCTCGGCCGGCCTGGGCTGCTGTCAGCACGTGGTGTGCACAGTGACGCAAACGCTCCAGACGCTACGGAGCTGGTGGCGGCCAGTCGGGAGATCACCTTGAGCTGAGTCCCCAGGGGTGGACGTGAGGGCTGGGCGGCAGCtggtctgctcaggctgccacaGCAAAGCCCTGCCAGCCGGGCGGCTATAACCACAAGATCTCCTGCCTCCTGGCCCGTGAGCCCGGGAGCCGAGCGTCAGGATTGTGGACAGGGCTTGTTTCTCCTGTGGCTGTCTTCTTGCTGGCTCCTTACAAGGTCATCCCTCTGTGTCTTAGTCGTCCTTTGTTGTACGGACCCTGGTCAGAGCAGAGCAGGGTGCAGCCGGGGCTGCCCAGGGCGGGCGGAGGGCAGGGCTGCTGGGGGTGCTATGCTGAGCCCTGAGCCCGCCCCACAGGGAACACCAGCTGGCTGATGAGCCTGGAGAACCCGCTCAGCCCCTTCTCCTCGGACATCAACAGCATGCCGCTGCAGGAGCTGTCCAATGCCCTCATGGCCGCCGAGCGCTTCAAGGAGCGCCGCGACACAGCCCTGTACAAGTCGCTGTCGGTGCCGGCGGCCGGCTCAGCCAAGCCATCCCCGCCCCCACGCTCCAACACAGGTGAGCGCTGGCCCCCACCCGCCTGTGTGCCCCGTCTGAGGGCGGATGGCCGTGTGGGGTCCTGGGCCGTCTTGGCTCTGCCAGCCTTGGGCGCTGAGGAGGCCGGCTGCACGTGGGGCACACTGGTCTGCAGACCTGGTGCTTGAGAGCGGGGCCTGCTCCTGGGGGACCCTCCTTTGGAGATGTGCCGTGAATCGGTGGCTCGAGGCCTCCTCAGCTGGCCCTGCTCGTGGGGTGGACACAGGCCTTGCTCTGCACCCTTCTCGGGTATCCGGCGCTCAGGGTCCTGGAGACGGCCGCGCTGCTGCTGGGGTGTGGGTGTGGACGTGCCAAGCTCGCCTGCGCCCGTCTGCGCCTGCGCCGCCCTCCTCCCAGCTTCCCTGCGGCCGGGTGACCGCTCGTGAAGAGAGGCGCGCTCCTGTCCCCGGCGTGCACCTGAGCAGCTGGGAGCGCTGGCGTGTGCGCCGGCTGCTGGCCgcccctctctctctccaggcTCGGGTCCTTGCAGGACCGGCGGTGCCTGTCCTCTCTGCTCGGCTGTGCGTGGCCTTCCTCCTGCTGACGGGCCGCTCACGGTTTCCCTTGCAGtggcctctttctcctccctgtGCCAGTCCAGGTGCCAAGGAAAGCTGCACAGGAGCATTTCCTGGGCAGGTATTCGTACGCTCTTTAAGGAAAGCGGTGTTTGCTGCAGAGCACCGCTCTGCCTTGTAGATGCTGTGTCATCGTCCCTCCTCCGCTCACCCCTCCCTGACCCCGTCTGAGCCTCTCGTCGCCTCAGGGAGCCATCCCCGACTCGCACGAGGACGTCGGTGCAGGATGCCTGTGCTTTGTCAGCGGGAACCCCCACTGCCTTGTGCCCTCTGTGCCTGAGTTCTGTTCCCAAGCCTGTCGGGCTCTCCCAGCCCTGTCTTCAGCTTGAGGGGGTGACCTGGATGACTGCACCCCAGAGACCGGCAGAGGACAGAGCTGCACTGCCCTGGCTCTGGTGCTGACGGGCCTTGTGAGCCCACAAATTGGGTGTGTCTGCCGTACACACGGGCTGCCCGAGGGCCCCGCAGGCTGGCTTCCAGCCTGTTGCTCCCAGGCCCTGGCCGGAGGGTGTGGCTGGCCAGGTGCTCCAGCTGCCCCAGTCCCCCACATGGGTAGGACTGGCTCGGGGCGGGCACGGCAGGGCTTCTCGAGGCGGCTGACGCACTGCGCAGTGCGGGGCTGCGCTGACTCAGTCGCTTCTCCTCAGCCCCTCGCCCTAGTGCTGGCACAGGAAACCTGGCTTTGGGGTCATGCTCCCTCCTTAGCTGCCCGGCTCTGGGTCGGTATGGACTCAGCAGGCGAGCCTCCACCCTTCAGGACACTTCAGAGCCCGTGTGCACACGGGGTCCCTCACTGGTCTCTCCCTTGGGCCTGGCAGGGAGGAGCTCAGAATTCTCCCGGCTCCTGAGGGCTGGTCGAGGCCCCTCCTCTGGGCCGGGGCCTGACTCAGGCAGGGGCTTCTGCACAGGGGTCCTGTCTGCCCTTGCCCACCTGCCTTGCCGGGGGAGCTCCCCGGGGGAGCTACTGGGGCAGCTTCTGTGGATGCTGGAATGCTCAGGTGGGCACTCCAAGGGGCCAGGTGCCCCCCATCTTGACCCCTGGGAGTCCATGAAGAGACAGACCCCTGTGTCAGGGCACTCAATGTCCCTCTCCAGCCGGCTCGATGGGAGGGGGTGGCTCAGAGCCCCGGGGAGGAGAGCCTTGGGCCAGGCCCTGCTGGGGAGCCGCTGTGCCCTCTCATGGGGAAACCCGGTGCCCAGAGGCCATGTGAGTCCTGGACGGGCCGCACCCAGCAGCACATCTGTGTCCTTCCAGATTCTGCGGTGGTCCTGGAGGAGGGAGGTCCAGGTGAGGCTGGTTTGTCTGCAGAGCCTCCCGAGTTGGAAGATTTTGAGGCGACACTGGGCTCCGACGGGCGCTGTGGGCGCAGCGACGCTTTCAGCAGGGTGAGTGCAGGCGGGGGAGCCACCTGAGGGGCCTGTAGGTGCTGTCACCCCCTGCTGGGGGTACGGCGGGGCTGAGCCACCGTAGGCTGGTTTGCTTTGCACTTCCGCTGCTCTCCCATCCCTGTGCATGTCCCTGTTGTGGGGCAGCCTGAGGTCCCCCGCAGTGGTCCGCCCGGGGTTTTAGCCCCTCCATGCCAGCATCCTGTAGCCTGGGGCCTTGGCTCCACTGCTGAGCGAAGGGCACGGGAAGTGCTTTCGGGGAAGGGGAACCACTAGCTCCGTGCTGGCCGCTCTGAGGCCCTGGCTGGGGATGGGTGGGGCCTTATTTCTCCAGGTAAACCTGGGTGGGCTCTGCGGTGCCTCCTGGTGAGCGTTTCTTTTGGATCCATTCTTCCCAGTCATCTTCCACCTCCAGCCAGGAGGAGAAGTCATTCCATGCCGAGGAGTTGCCTCCTGGGGGCATCCCCATCGAGCGGGCGGTCTCGGAGGGCTCCCGGGCCTCCGTGGACCTCGCCTTCCAGCCCTCTCAGCCCCTGAGCAAGTCCAGCTCGTCGCCTGAACTGCAGACCCTGCAGGACATCCTGGGGGACCCCGGGGACAAGGCTGAGGTTGGCCGGCTGAGCCCCGAGGCCAAGGCCCGGTCGCAGTCAGGGATCCTGGACGGGGAAGGTGCCGCCTGGTCAGCCCCGGGTGAGGAACGCCGGGGTCGGGGCCCTGCCCAGCCAGAGGGCCCCCTGCCTTCCAGCTGTCCTCGCTCCCCCAGCGGGCTGCGGCCCCGAGGCTACACCATCTCGGATTCGGCCCCGTCACGCAGGGGCAAGAGGGTGGAGAGGGATGCCTTCAAGAACCGAGCAGGGACCTCCAACACCGAGAAGGTGCCAGGCATCAACCCCAGGTGAGCCCTGCCCTCCTGGTGCTCCCGTGGGGGCCTGGGGCCGGCGGGGCCTAGGCAGGGTAGGCTGGCCACAGAGACCAGGCTCCTCGGTGACCGCACTCTGGGCCCCTCAC
This window harbors:
- the TSC2 gene encoding tuberin isoform X2 produces the protein MDVGLSSEFLLVLVNLVKFNSCYLDEYIASMVHMVCLLCVQTVSSVDIEVSLQVLDAVVCYNCLPAESLPLFIVTLCRTINVKELCEPCWKLMRNLLGTHLGHSAIYHMCRIMEDRAYMEDAPLLRGAVFFVGMALWGAHRLYSLKNSPTSVLPSFYEAMTCPNEVVSYEIVLSITRLIKKYRRELQAVTWDILLNIIERLLQQLQSLDSPELSAIVHDLLSTVEELCDQNEFHGSQERYFELVERCADQRPESSLLNLITYRAQSIHPAKDGWIHNLQLLMERFFRNESRSAVRIKVLDVLSFVLLINRQFYEEELINSVVISQLSHIPEDRDHQVRKLATQLLVDLAEGCHTHHFNSLLDIVEKVIARSLSPPPELEERDVAAYSASLEDVKTAVLGLLVILQTKLYALPASHATRVYETLVSHIQLHYRHSYTLPIASSIRLQAFDFLLQLRADSLHRLGLPSKDGLVRFSPYCVCDCLETERSSEKKAGCPLSPPAGPPGPAPAGPAVRLGSLPYSLLFRVLLQCLKQETDWKVLKLVLSKLPESLRYKVLIFTSPCSVDQLSAALCSMLSGPKTLERLRGTPEGFSRTDLHLAVVPVLTALISYHNYLDKTRQREMVYCLEQGLIYRCASQCVVALAVCSVEMPDVILKALPVLVVKLTHISATASMAIPLLEFLSTLARLPHLYRNFAAEQYASVFAISLPYTNPSKFNQYIVCLAHHVIAMWFIRCRLPFRKDFVPYITKGLRSNVLLSFDDTPEKDSFRARSTSLNERPKSLRIARPPKQGLNNSPPVKELKESSAADAFRCRSISVSEHVVRRIQTSLTSASLGSADENSMAQADDNLKNLHLELTETCLDMMARYVFSNFTAVPKRSPVGEFLLAGGRTKTWLVGNKLVTVTTSVGTGTRSLLGLDSGELQGGPELSSDPSMHVRQTKEAPAKLESQAGQQVYHGARDRVRSMSGGHGLRVGALDAPACYFPSSPTSPGSQTAPASQPEKASAGSPLPAQKEKTNLAAYVPLLTQGWAEILVRRPTGNTSWLMSLENPLSPFSSDINSMPLQELSNALMAAERFKERRDTALYKSLSVPAAGSAKPSPPPRSNTGRSSEFSRLLRAGRGPSSGPGPDSGRGFCTGVLSALAHLPCRGSSPGELLGQLLWMLECSDSAVVLEEGGPGEAGLSAEPPELEDFEATLGSDGRCGRSDAFSRSSSTSSQEEKSFHAEELPPGGIPIERAVSEGSRASVDLAFQPSQPLSKSSSSPELQTLQDILGDPGDKAEVGRLSPEAKARSQSGILDGEGAAWSAPGEERRGRGPAQPEGPLPSSCPRSPSGLRPRGYTISDSAPSRRGKRVERDAFKNRAGTSNTEKVPGINPSFVFLQLYHSPFFGDESNKPILLPNESFERSVQLLDQIPSYDTHKIAVLYVGEGQSNSELAILSNEHGSYRYTEFLTGLGKLIELKDCQPDKVYLGGLDVCGEDGQFTYCWHDDIMQAVFHIATLMPTKDVDKHRCDKKRHLGNDFVSIVYNDSGEDFKLGTIKGQFNFVHVIITPLDYECNLVSLQCRKDMEGLVDTSMAKIVSDRNLPFVARQMALHANMASQVHHSRSNPTDIYPSKWIARLRHIKRLRQRIREEAHYSSASLPLMQTHPPGHAKAPAQAPAESTPTYETGQRKRLVSSVDDFTEFV